Within Candidatus Dojkabacteria bacterium, the genomic segment GGAAGTAGCACAGCGAATGTATAGAATCACGCCTACATATAAGCTTATAACAGCAGAGGGACCTGACCACGAGAAGCAGTTTACAATGGCTGTGATGGTCGGCAAGCATGAGATGGGGCAAGGTACCGGCCCAAGCAAGCAGAAAGCTGAAGAGAGCGCTGCGACTGAGGCTCTTAATAAGCTAGACAAGATGGATAAGACTACCAAGATCGCATAAAGGTCGCTTTTATCAAGAATTACATTCTATCTCAAATGCAACTACCCCGCTAACTTACAGTGCGCGTCGCACTATAAGTTAGCGGGGTAGACGGTTAGCAGTTACCAAACTGATTACATATCGTCGTCGGAGAGCATATCCTCAACATCTGAGTCGCTCTGCTCTGGCTCGTTTGATGGAGCATGCTCGGCTGGCGCCTCATCTCTCATTCCTGAATCCATTCCTCTATCCATGCCTCGGTCACCACCATCTCGGTCCTCTTTTACAAGCACCTTGATTTTGCGGTCGTTTCTGATCGCGCTAATAGTCATGATGTCGCGGATAGCGTTAATTGTTCGACCACGTCGGCCGATCAAGATACCCTTGTCAGCATCTGCAACTGTTATCTCGAGAATGGTAAGGCCTGGGAAATCTACGCTCTCACGCTCAACTACCGAAACCTCATCCGGGTTATTTACAATCCCTCTTACAATTTTTTCTAGTAGCTCTTGCATTCTAGGTATATAAATAATTTTATATCTAAATTAAACCTTCTTATTAGGCGTTCTCTGCGGCTTTGGCCTCTTTCTTTGGAGGTCTCTGTGCTGCAAGTTTTGATCCTCTCTTCAAGCCCTTAAGCAATCCTTCCTTCACGAACATCTGAGCCATGGTATCGGTTGGCTGTGCGCCATTGTCTAGCCAATATTTGGCTGCTTCCTTATCCAATGTCAATGTTGAAGGCTTGGTTCTAGGGTTGTAATAACCAATCTCTGCGACAGGCTTGCTGTCTCGAGGTCTGGTTGACTCGATTACTACGATTCTGTAGTGAGGCTCACCTTTCTTACCGGTTCTCTTCAATCTGATTTTGAGCATTACAGGTATTTGAATTAAATAATTTCAGGTTCAACAAGTAGTGGGTGACTATCAAACCTAGTATACCCCTTGTTACAACTACCGTGATTTTAACAGATGCATGAAGCTCTTTCAAGCTTTCCGGCTGTACCAAGGGGATTTCTTAAGCTTATGGTAACCCACCCCGCTAACCTATAGCATAGAAGTTATAAATTTTATAGATAAGGCCAATAGCTAAGATTTAATGATTGCAACAAAATCGTACAGGTATGGGGAGAGATTAAACACTATAAGTTAGCGGCCTACTGCTCCAAGCGATTATCTTCGCTTTCTTGGATCTTTGTAGATTTTTCTTCAAATACGGCGACCACATCTTGATAGTTAGTATATGGAATGAAGCCAGCGTAAATATCGATAGTCAGGTCTCTTTCTTGCTGTGCGATGTAGTATCCAGTGATATCCATCTCAATTGCCCAGTCGCCCTCGACATTCTCATCACCCTCTGGGAGAGCAGCCAGCTCCTCTTCAGTAAGGGCATTGTTGCGCCTCAGCCTGATTGAGCTAGCTTCAACGATAAATGGCGACTCGGCCTGCAGCTGATCCAGAAAATTTACAATATTCTCATAGCTTCCACGGTATTCGATTGGGCCGCTAACACCACGCACATTGGCACCAAATTCTGACTCACCTTCAAATCCGATCCTGCTTACCTCGATATTTCCTGAGGAGATCTCTTGAAATCGTAGGTTATTCCCTTGTGCAATCTGGTCGACGTAGTAAGTGAAATCTGCGACATCGAGTATGTAAGGGATAACATCTCTGGCCACCTTCAGATCTTCCTGAACTACTGCCTTATCGTCTACAAGTGGCTTCATCGTTAAGAGCTTTTCATCGAGCTGCTCCTGCTTATTCTGGGCCTCTTTGATATTGTCGCGGAGGTCTAGCGCCTCAAGAGTCATTGGGATAAACACAAAGCCAGTAAGAAGCAGAAGGATCAACAAGCTCAAGAGAGGCACCACCATATCTCCGAAGGTCAATGTCTTGACCGAATCTTGACCTGTCCTTTCCGATATTGTTTTCCTAGATTGCTGTAAGGCCATTACTGATTGGCTTTCTCTGATATAAAGTAATCTGCGTTGAGGTCACCCTCGAAGTTATACGACACGACTCCATCCTCGCCTTTGCTTACAGACTCCAAGTTGATATTCGTAACCCTCTCATCAATGCTAAGCTTATGCCATAAGATAGCTACATCATTTAGTGAATTTGATGTACCACGGAAAGTAAATTTCACACCGCCCTTCATCTCGACCTCTTGTATCTGGCCGTAGTCAGCCGTGAGCTCCTGCCAGTAGAGCAGAATTTCGCGAGGGGAGAGGGTGCTTTCCTGTACATTCTTGTAGAGGCTTATTCTATCGAGCAGCTCGTTGTTAGAGCGAACTACATCACCACGATCTAATATCTGTGCTTCAAGCTCTTTTGTCTGATCACGCTCTCTGTTAAGTTGAAACTTCGTAATGATGTTAAATCCTACAACCGCAATCGAGACGATTACTAGCAATAGAATGAAGAATGCAGCAGCGAAATTAAATCTGCTTTTTTTCTCTATTACCTGTTTCTCACCTTTCGAGAGAGTAGGGACTAGGTTAATTCCTCCTCCACTGTTAATTTTCTCTATATGGTCTTTCTCAGCCTGTTCCTCTTTTGTAGGTGCTGCATCTGCACTAGGTTTAGCCGTCTCAACATCACCTGCAGCCGATGGCGCGACCTCAGTCGCGGGAACAGCTGGCTGCAATGCTGCATCAGCTACAGTACCTTCTGGAGCTGCGCTTGCTGCTCCAATACCTGCACCAACTGAATCAGCTACAGCAGTTGTAGCTGCATCGCCCGACAGATTTGGTGACAGTAAGTCTGTAGACCCTGTCATTGCGCCATTTGCTCCTCCGGCTGATGAGTTATTGATATTGTTACTGCTACTTTGATCCATTTACTCAGACTTTAATGCTAATCCTATCGCCACCGAGAAGGATGGCTTATTTTTCTCAATAACATCCTTGAATTTCCTTGGGATATCGACGTTTTTCCATGGATCTGAAATTTCAGCGCTTACGCCAAGGTTGCTTGTAATATAATCACTCAAGCCAGGAAGTAGGGCACCATCACCATTTAACAGATATTTATCTGGTGCAGTGAGGAGTGTCTTGCTCTTATAAAATTCCAC encodes:
- a CDS encoding KH domain-containing protein, coding for MQELLEKIVRGIVNNPDEVSVVERESVDFPGLTILEITVADADKGILIGRRGRTINAIRDIMTISAIRNDRKIKVLVKEDRDGGDRGMDRGMDSGMRDEAPAEHAPSNEPEQSDSDVEDMLSDDDM
- the rpsP gene encoding 30S ribosomal protein S16 — protein: MLKIRLKRTGKKGEPHYRIVVIESTRPRDSKPVAEIGYYNPRTKPSTLTLDKEAAKYWLDNGAQPTDTMAQMFVKEGLLKGLKRGSKLAAQRPPKKEAKAAENA